In Cicer arietinum cultivar CDC Frontier isolate Library 1 chromosome 7, Cicar.CDCFrontier_v2.0, whole genome shotgun sequence, a single window of DNA contains:
- the LOC101490848 gene encoding uncharacterized protein gives MSQLGLILQESQREARTILGLLTQQMDAVDTRTRRRRTLKERFRFTGIGCCGATWVFRPVLRHEHQQQEEATEEQQLPVQDPDPVEPECVGPGPSGSGMNLAAALAAERQMRGPEEGETPWRVSLMRLLEETEVETAVEEGNDSVCCVCMGRKKGAAFIPCGHTFCRVCSREMWLNRGSCPLCNRSVLEILDIF, from the coding sequence ATGAGTCAACTCGGTCTCATATTGCAAGAATCTCAAAGAGAAGCAAGAACCATTCTCGGTTTATTAACTCAACAAATGGACGCCGTTGACACACGCACAAGAAGGAGACGGACTCTCAAAGAACGCTTCAGATTCACCGGAATCGGATGCTGTGGAGCCACCTGGGTTTTCCGTCCCGTTCTCCGTCACGAACATCAACAACAAGAGGAAGCTACGGAGGAGCAACAACTACCGGTTCAAGATCCGGACCCGGTCGAACCAGAATGCGTAGGACCAGGTCCGTCTGGTTCCGGCATGAATCTTGCGGCGGCGTTGGCGGCGGAGCGTCAGATGAGAGGGCCGGAGGAGGGAGAGACGCCGTGGAGGGTTTCATTAATGAGACTGTTAGAGGAAACGGAAGTGGAAACGGCGGTTGAAGAGGGGAATGATTCGGTGTGCTGCGTGTGCATGGGAAGGAAGAAAGGTGCAGCGTTCATACCGTGTGGACACACTTTCTGTAGAGTTTGTTCGAGGGAAATGTGGCTGAATCGAGGGAGTTGTCCCCTTTGTAATCGCTCCGTTCTCGAGATTCTCGATATTTTCTGA